Proteins found in one Pirellulales bacterium genomic segment:
- a CDS encoding alpha/beta hydrolase-fold protein → MDWNTTPCRAAYAEFVENEILPFVEQQCDVKLTTDPDGRASMGGSSGGSCAMIMAWYHPELYHRVLTYSGTYINQQWPSNPDTPHGAWEFHEHLIPNSPTKPLRIWMEVGDRDLLNPNVMRDNMHDWVVANEDMAKVLADKGYHYQFVFAHNAGHTDRNVKQQTLPEALEYVWRGYPIEGAKSQ, encoded by the coding sequence GTGGATTGGAATACGACACCATGTCGGGCCGCTTACGCCGAGTTTGTTGAAAACGAGATATTGCCCTTCGTAGAACAGCAATGTGATGTGAAATTGACGACCGACCCAGATGGCCGGGCAAGTATGGGTGGAAGCTCCGGCGGCTCGTGTGCAATGATCATGGCCTGGTATCATCCGGAACTTTATCATCGTGTGCTTACTTATTCAGGCACTTACATCAATCAGCAATGGCCATCGAACCCAGATACACCTCACGGTGCTTGGGAATTCCACGAGCATTTGATTCCGAACAGTCCCACAAAGCCATTGCGAATTTGGATGGAAGTTGGTGATCGAGATCTTTTGAATCCGAATGTAATGCGCGACAACATGCACGACTGGGTTGTGGCCAACGAAGACATGGCAAAGGTGCTGGCGGACAAAGGTTATCATTATCAGTTTGTTTTTGCTCATAATGCCGGGCACACCGACCGTAACGTAAAGCAACAAACCTTGCCCGAAGCCTTGGAGTATGTGTGGCGCGGCTATCCGATTGAAGGAGCGAAAAGTCAATAG